In the genome of Telluria mixta, the window CTTCAGCGCGCCGAGCCACGTGATGATCGAGGTCGGCGTCGCCCATGCGGGCAAGGGCGGTTACCATGCCGATCCGGCGCACAAGGCGTCCTCCATCGTGGTCGACTTCATCACGCCGGAGACGGAAACCTCGCACTGGTACTTCTGGGGCATGGCGCGCAATTTCAAGCCGCAGGACGAGGCGCTGACCCGGGCCATCCGCGAAGGGCAGGGCAAGATCTTCAGCGAAGACCGCGCCATGCTCGAACTGCAGCAGCAGAACCTGCTGCGCCATCCGGAGCGCAAGCTCCTGATGCTCAACATCGACGCGGGCGGCGTGCAATCGCGCCGCATCATCGATGCCTGGCTGGCGCGCGAAGCTGCCGTGGAGGCCGCGGCATGAGCACTTTCGAAGTGCGCGTAGCGCGCAAGACCCGGGAAGCGGAAGGCATCTGCAGCTACGAACTGGTGCGTGCCGATGGTGCCCCGCTGCCTTCGTTCGCGGCGGGCGCCCATGTCGACGTCCACCTGCCGAACGGTCTCGTGCGCCAGTATTCGCTGTGTAATGCGCCCGGCGAAACGCACCGCTACGTCATCGCCGTGCTGCGCGACGCGGCGTCGCGCGGCGGTTCGCAAGCCATGCATGACGACGTCGATGCCGGCACGGTGCTGACCATCGGCGCACCGAAGAACCATTTTCCGCTGGTCGACGCAGCGCGGTCGCTGCTGCTGGCGGGCGGCATCGGCGTTACGCCGATCCTGGCCATGTCCGAGACGCTGGCGGACAACGGGGCGGCGTTCGAGATGCATTACTGTGCGCGGGCACCTGAGCGCGCCGCGTTCGTCGAACGCCTCGGCGCCAGCAGGTTCGCCGGGCAAGTTCACCTGCATTACGACAGCGGCGCGGAAGACCAGCGGCTCGACCTGGCCGCGCTGCTGGCGGCGCCGGCACCCGACACGCACCTGTACGTGTGCGGCCCGCAGGGCTTCATCGACCACGTGCTGGACAGCGCACGGGCACACGGCTGGCCGGCGCCGCAGCTGCACGCCGAATATTTCGGCGCAGCGGCAGTCGACACCGGCGACGACCGGCCGTTCGACGTGCAGCTGGCGTCGAGCGGCAAGGTCGTGACGATCCCGGCGGGCCGGACGGTGCTCAAGGTGCTGGCCGAGCAGGGTGTGGACATCCCCTATTCGTGCGAGGAAGGCGTCTGCGGCACCTGCCTTAC includes:
- a CDS encoding PDR/VanB family oxidoreductase, with the protein product MSTFEVRVARKTREAEGICSYELVRADGAPLPSFAAGAHVDVHLPNGLVRQYSLCNAPGETHRYVIAVLRDAASRGGSQAMHDDVDAGTVLTIGAPKNHFPLVDAARSLLLAGGIGVTPILAMSETLADNGAAFEMHYCARAPERAAFVERLGASRFAGQVHLHYDSGAEDQRLDLAALLAAPAPDTHLYVCGPQGFIDHVLDSARAHGWPAPQLHAEYFGAAAVDTGDDRPFDVQLASSGKVVTIPAGRTVLKVLAEQGVDIPYSCEEGVCGTCLTRVLAGEPDHRDLYLTDEERAANDQFAPCCSRARSPLLVLDL